The following proteins are encoded in a genomic region of Pikeienuella piscinae:
- a CDS encoding 3-keto-5-aminohexanoate cleavage protein: MTKPCIICVAITGSVPTKADNPAVPITIEEQVASTREAFAAGASIAHLHVRDDAGKPTSDPARFARLKEALEAACPGMIIQFSTGGRSGAGKDRGGMLPLKPDMASLTVGSNNFPTRVYENGPDLVDWLASEMLAADIKPEIEAFDLSHIFQAAKMQADGRLKRDIYVQFVMGVKNAMPVDREVFDFYVATLKRLSPDSEWCAAGIGAGQLTLNEWCVAGGGHARTGLEDNVRLDRDTLAPSNAALVQRVVDLCAKYDRPVATPQEARKMLGLRAG, from the coding sequence ATGACCAAGCCATGCATCATCTGCGTCGCCATCACCGGTTCGGTGCCGACGAAAGCCGACAATCCGGCGGTGCCGATCACCATCGAGGAACAGGTTGCGTCGACCCGCGAGGCCTTCGCGGCCGGGGCGAGCATCGCGCATCTCCATGTCCGCGACGACGCCGGAAAGCCGACCTCGGACCCGGCGCGCTTCGCTCGGCTGAAAGAGGCGCTGGAAGCGGCGTGTCCCGGCATGATCATCCAGTTCTCCACCGGCGGGCGCTCCGGCGCCGGCAAGGACCGGGGCGGCATGCTGCCGTTGAAGCCGGATATGGCCTCGCTTACCGTCGGGTCGAACAATTTTCCGACCCGCGTCTATGAAAACGGTCCAGACCTGGTGGACTGGCTGGCCTCGGAGATGCTGGCGGCGGATATCAAGCCGGAGATTGAGGCGTTCGATCTTTCGCATATTTTCCAGGCGGCGAAAATGCAGGCCGACGGGCGGCTCAAGCGCGATATCTACGTTCAATTCGTGATGGGCGTGAAAAACGCGATGCCGGTCGATCGGGAGGTGTTCGACTTTTATGTCGCGACGTTGAAACGGCTCAGCCCGGACTCCGAATGGTGCGCGGCGGGCATCGGTGCCGGTCAACTCACGCTCAACGAATGGTGCGTCGCGGGCGGCGGCCACGCCCGCACCGGACTGGAGGACAATGTCCGCCTCGACCGCGATACGCTCGCGCCCTCCAACGCGGCTCTCGTGCAACGCGTCGTCGACCTCTGCGCCAAATACGACCGGCCTGTCGCGACGCCGCAAGAGGCGCGGAAAATGCTGGGGTTGCGGGCGGGCTGA
- the pcaH gene encoding protocatechuate 3,4-dioxygenase subunit beta, with product MTYFQRDRSWHPPAFFPPYKTSVRRSPQSALVMLPETLSEATGPVFGQSALGPLDNDLIRNFSPSGEDAIGPRIIVYGRVEDEAGRPVPGALIEVWQANAGGRYRHAKEGYVAPLDPNFGGCGRCISDDDGWYEFRTVQPGPYPWPNGPNDWRPAHIHFSIFGRSFTQRLITQIYFEGDPMIWRCPIVSSIPSKEGIESLIAVYDHAATVPMDARAYRWDIVLRGRRRTMFEGDAR from the coding sequence ATGACCTATTTCCAACGCGATCGGAGCTGGCATCCGCCGGCATTCTTCCCACCCTACAAGACAAGCGTGAGGCGCTCGCCGCAATCGGCGCTGGTGATGCTGCCGGAGACATTGTCGGAAGCGACCGGGCCGGTTTTCGGCCAGTCGGCGCTCGGTCCGCTCGACAACGATCTGATCCGCAATTTTTCGCCCTCCGGCGAAGACGCGATCGGGCCGCGGATCATCGTCTATGGTCGGGTGGAGGATGAGGCCGGGCGACCGGTTCCCGGTGCGCTGATCGAAGTCTGGCAGGCCAATGCGGGCGGGCGCTATCGCCATGCGAAAGAAGGCTACGTCGCGCCGCTCGATCCGAATTTCGGCGGTTGCGGACGCTGCATCTCCGACGATGACGGCTGGTACGAGTTCCGCACCGTGCAGCCCGGGCCCTATCCTTGGCCGAACGGGCCGAATGACTGGCGCCCCGCGCATATCCACTTCTCGATCTTCGGGCGCAGCTTCACGCAGCGGCTGATCACCCAGATCTATTTCGAGGGCGACCCGATGATCTGGCGCTGCCCGATCGTCTCTTCGATCCCGTCGAAGGAAGGGATCGAGTCGCTGATCGCCGTATATGACCACGCGGCGACCGTGCCGATGGATGCGCGGGCTTATCGTTGGGATATCGTGCTTCGCGGCCGGCGGCGGACGATGTTCGAGGGGGACGCGAGATGA
- the pcaC gene encoding 4-carboxymuconolactone decarboxylase: MSDRYALGMETRRAVLGDAHVNRAEAAQTEFDEPFQRFITEGAWGSVWSRPHFTKRERSIVTLSLLAALGNLDEVAMHVRATRSTGATADDLMEAMLHVAVYAGVPRANAAIKVIKQVYAEDEQA; the protein is encoded by the coding sequence ATGTCTGACAGATACGCGCTCGGCATGGAGACCCGCCGCGCGGTGCTCGGCGACGCGCATGTCAATCGCGCCGAGGCGGCGCAAACAGAGTTCGACGAACCCTTCCAGCGCTTCATCACCGAGGGCGCCTGGGGTTCGGTCTGGTCGCGGCCGCATTTCACGAAACGCGAGCGCTCCATCGTTACGCTTTCTCTTCTCGCCGCGCTCGGCAATCTCGATGAAGTGGCGATGCATGTGCGCGCGACGCGCAGCACCGGGGCGACGGCGGACGACCTGATGGAGGCAATGCTGCACGTCGCTGTCTACGCCGGCGTGCCGCGGGCGAACGCCGCGATCAAGGTGATAAAGCAGGTTTACGCGGAGGACGAGCAGGCATGA
- the mdoH gene encoding glucans biosynthesis glucosyltransferase MdoH yields MGGLKLTSATTAETEAAPLPPQAALPMPTQSLGHFDRGARTRLATDAATIRARLLVFIGAAAATAILAQEMWRVLAVGGMNAIEFAMLALFVVNIGWIALGACSSLAGLLRRGAGAGGAPAMTDGPLPARIALLLPIYNEEPARVVAAALATLRALDAETAETDDAPVDAFLLSDTNNLAVWLAEQDLVDAARADPDMKERLFYRHRLRNRARKSGNIGDWIERWGSEYDAFIVLDADSLMAPATILELARRLNADETAGIIQTAPRLIGGETPLGRLQQFANRVYGPLNARGLGAWFGDAGNYWGHNAIIRTGVFADTAGLPTLSGLPPFGGSILSHDFVEAALVRRAGYAVRMAEDLDGSFEQAPPNLIELAARDRRWCQGNLQHLRLLFTAGLHPLSRLHLAMGAMSYLASPLWLLFLLAGMALALYAYVTPPDYFAEQWSLFPTWPQIDSERAIALFAVCMAVLFLPKFVGVAVYLRDPASKGARRGVIPSFILESVLSALIAPVMMLTQTSAITEILTGRDSGWNIQTRGALRLRWRRLWRFHRPHIVAGFTLALVAGAISSSLLAWMSPALAGLCLSVPVAAFLGGRRSGRLLRRLGLLVTPEERSPPPIAEAVAAETDRLANRAATLTIDLAGLMKTERAWRRHLAWLDDKTARRAGETDPALAGALLKIADGAAPEAMDAKESYAIAATPTTLEAYYHQARA; encoded by the coding sequence ATGGGTGGCCTGAAGCTGACGAGCGCCACAACGGCCGAGACCGAGGCCGCGCCGCTCCCGCCGCAAGCCGCGCTCCCGATGCCGACGCAGTCTCTCGGGCATTTCGACCGCGGCGCCCGAACCCGGCTCGCGACCGACGCGGCGACGATCCGCGCGCGTCTCCTCGTTTTCATCGGCGCCGCCGCGGCGACCGCGATCCTCGCGCAGGAGATGTGGCGCGTGCTCGCGGTCGGCGGGATGAACGCGATCGAGTTCGCCATGCTCGCCCTTTTCGTCGTGAATATCGGCTGGATCGCGCTCGGCGCCTGCTCCAGTCTCGCCGGGCTGCTTCGCCGCGGCGCCGGCGCGGGGGGCGCGCCGGCGATGACGGACGGGCCGCTTCCGGCGCGCATCGCGCTGCTCCTGCCGATCTACAACGAGGAGCCGGCGCGCGTCGTCGCCGCCGCCCTCGCCACGCTTCGCGCCCTCGACGCGGAAACGGCCGAAACCGACGACGCGCCGGTCGACGCGTTCCTCCTGAGCGACACGAACAATCTGGCGGTATGGCTGGCCGAACAGGACTTGGTGGACGCCGCGCGGGCCGACCCGGACATGAAAGAGCGGCTTTTCTATCGCCACCGGCTACGCAACAGGGCGCGAAAATCCGGCAATATCGGCGACTGGATCGAACGCTGGGGGAGCGAGTACGACGCCTTCATCGTGCTGGACGCGGACAGCCTGATGGCGCCGGCGACGATTCTCGAACTCGCCCGGCGGCTGAATGCGGACGAGACCGCCGGGATCATCCAGACCGCGCCCCGGCTCATCGGCGGCGAGACGCCGCTCGGCCGGCTTCAGCAGTTCGCGAACCGGGTCTATGGCCCGCTGAACGCGCGCGGTCTCGGCGCCTGGTTCGGCGACGCCGGCAACTACTGGGGGCACAACGCAATCATCCGCACCGGGGTCTTCGCCGATACGGCCGGCCTTCCGACGCTCAGCGGCCTGCCGCCCTTCGGCGGTTCGATCCTCAGCCACGATTTCGTCGAGGCCGCGCTGGTTCGCCGCGCCGGCTACGCGGTCAGGATGGCCGAAGACCTCGACGGCAGCTTTGAACAGGCGCCGCCCAATCTCATCGAGCTCGCGGCCCGCGACCGGCGCTGGTGCCAGGGCAATCTCCAGCATCTCCGGCTGCTCTTCACCGCCGGGCTGCACCCGCTCAGCCGACTGCATCTCGCAATGGGCGCGATGTCCTATCTCGCCTCGCCGCTCTGGCTGCTCTTTCTGCTCGCCGGCATGGCGCTCGCCCTCTACGCCTATGTCACGCCGCCGGATTATTTCGCCGAGCAATGGTCGCTCTTTCCGACCTGGCCACAGATCGACTCGGAGCGCGCCATCGCGCTTTTCGCTGTCTGCATGGCGGTGCTCTTCCTGCCGAAGTTCGTGGGAGTCGCGGTCTATCTTCGCGACCCGGCGTCGAAAGGGGCGCGGCGCGGGGTGATTCCCAGTTTCATCCTCGAGAGCGTCCTCTCGGCGCTGATCGCGCCTGTGATGATGCTGACCCAGACTTCGGCCATCACCGAAATCCTGACCGGACGCGACAGCGGCTGGAACATCCAGACGCGCGGCGCGCTTCGGCTCCGCTGGCGGCGCCTCTGGCGGTTCCATCGGCCGCATATCGTCGCTGGTTTCACGCTCGCGCTGGTCGCGGGCGCGATTTCATCGTCGCTCCTGGCGTGGATGAGCCCGGCCTTGGCCGGCCTCTGCCTTTCGGTTCCGGTCGCGGCGTTTCTCGGCGGCCGGCGCTCAGGCCGGCTTCTGCGTCGGCTCGGCCTCCTCGTCACTCCGGAAGAACGCTCGCCGCCGCCCATCGCAGAGGCCGTCGCGGCGGAGACCGATCGCCTCGCGAACCGCGCCGCCACGCTCACCATCGACCTCGCGGGGCTGATGAAGACGGAGAGGGCCTGGCGCCGACACCTCGCCTGGCTCGACGACAAGACCGCGCGCCGCGCCGGTGAAACCGACCCCGCCCTCGCGGGCGCGCTCCTGAAGATCGCCGACGGCGCGGCGCCCGAAGCGATGGACGCGAAAGAAAGCTATGCGATCGCCGCCACGCCGACGACGCTCGAAGCCTACTACCACCAGGCGCGCGCCTGA
- a CDS encoding glucan biosynthesis protein yields the protein MNRRRFLGALSALPLNRLFAANAAEAAEAEPFGRTTVVERARALASAPFAWPEPALPDSMKGLSYSEYQGIRFREDRRLFANPPSGFSVDLFHSGFIFNVPVEIFLVSEGEAAKLEYTPDLFTFQFTDPPAADIPLEFAGFRARTELNQPGVMDEFLVFAGASYFRAVAKNQIYGLSARGLAINTGDPEGEEFPFFRAFWLERPRDGRMVVHALLDSPSVSGAYRFTIRPGETTQMDVEMTLIARKEIHHLGIAPMTSMFLFNAKDRFGHDDYRPSIHDSDGLAIWNGGDERIWRPLVNPQRLQASAFTDTGPRGFGLIQREKRFSEYEDLEALYHKRPSLWVEPIGDWGAGAVNLLEIPTKEEIHDNIVAYWRPDEPLAEKSETDFTYRLTWGADAPPADVKRLRVVRTLEGVGTGEGSRRFTIDFAALDATPGDASAAEGLAPVITASEGEIQNAVFMSNPEIGGARIAFQLAYGSAKVVDLRASLVRGDAAASEVWIFRWVA from the coding sequence GTGAACCGGCGTCGATTTCTGGGCGCCCTGTCAGCGCTCCCCCTGAACAGGTTGTTTGCGGCGAACGCGGCCGAGGCGGCCGAGGCGGAGCCGTTCGGCCGCACGACTGTTGTGGAGCGCGCCCGCGCGCTCGCTTCCGCGCCGTTCGCCTGGCCCGAGCCGGCGCTGCCCGATTCGATGAAGGGGCTTTCCTACTCCGAATATCAGGGCATCCGGTTTCGCGAGGATCGCCGCCTCTTCGCCAATCCGCCGAGCGGGTTCTCCGTCGATCTCTTCCATTCCGGGTTCATCTTCAACGTTCCGGTCGAAATCTTTCTCGTGAGCGAGGGCGAAGCGGCCAAGCTGGAATACACGCCGGATCTCTTCACCTTCCAGTTCACCGATCCACCCGCCGCCGACATCCCGCTTGAATTCGCCGGTTTCCGCGCCCGGACCGAGCTTAATCAGCCCGGCGTGATGGACGAATTTCTTGTCTTCGCCGGCGCCAGCTATTTTCGCGCGGTGGCGAAGAATCAGATCTACGGGCTGAGCGCGCGCGGCCTGGCGATCAACACCGGCGACCCTGAAGGCGAGGAGTTTCCATTCTTCCGCGCCTTCTGGCTGGAGCGGCCGCGCGACGGGCGAATGGTGGTCCACGCGCTGCTCGACAGCCCGAGCGTCTCCGGGGCCTATCGCTTCACCATCCGCCCGGGCGAGACGACACAGATGGATGTCGAGATGACGCTCATCGCGCGAAAGGAAATCCACCATCTCGGCATCGCGCCGATGACCTCCATGTTTCTTTTCAACGCGAAGGACCGTTTCGGCCACGACGATTACCGCCCCTCGATCCACGATTCCGACGGGCTGGCGATCTGGAACGGCGGCGACGAGCGCATCTGGAGGCCGCTCGTGAATCCGCAGCGCCTTCAGGCGAGCGCCTTCACGGACACCGGCCCGCGCGGCTTCGGGCTGATCCAGCGCGAGAAACGTTTCTCCGAATATGAAGATCTCGAAGCCCTCTATCACAAGCGGCCGAGCCTCTGGGTCGAGCCGATCGGCGACTGGGGCGCCGGCGCGGTCAACCTCCTCGAGATTCCGACCAAGGAGGAGATCCACGACAACATCGTCGCATATTGGCGCCCGGACGAGCCGCTCGCGGAGAAAAGCGAAACCGATTTCACCTACAGGCTGACCTGGGGCGCGGACGCGCCACCGGCGGACGTCAAGCGACTTCGGGTCGTCCGGACGCTTGAGGGCGTCGGGACGGGCGAAGGCTCGCGTCGTTTCACCATCGACTTCGCCGCGCTCGACGCCACCCCCGGCGATGCGTCCGCCGCCGAAGGACTGGCGCCCGTGATCACGGCCTCCGAAGGCGAAATCCAGAACGCCGTATTCATGAGCAATCCGGAGATCGGCGGCGCGCGCATCGCTTTCCAGCTCGCTTACGGGAGCGCCAAGGTCGTCGACCTGCGCGCCAGCCTGGTGAGGGGCGACGCCGCCGCATCCGAGGTCTGGATCTTCCGATGGGTGGCCTGA
- the pcaD gene encoding 3-oxoadipate enol-lactonase, with the protein MKAVTTGAGSIHFRDEGPKDGRVVLFSNSLGTDLRVWDRVAPLLPAGLRVIRYDKRGHGPSDCPPRGTWGMGDHVADAAALLDALGVKGAVVVGLSVGGQIAQGLAAERPDLVHGMALCDTAAKIGAPSMWGERIQTIEADGLEGMADAVMERWFTKRFRTEKKAELRLWRNMLTRTSLDGYLGSCAAIGDADLRESTARLRLPTLAVCGDEDGSTPPDLVRETAALIPGAEFHLIPGAGHLPCVEQPEILATHLTQFMKRIGHV; encoded by the coding sequence ATGAAAGCAGTCACCACCGGCGCGGGGTCTATCCATTTCCGCGACGAGGGGCCGAAGGACGGCCGCGTCGTGCTCTTCTCCAACTCGCTCGGCACCGATCTGCGGGTTTGGGACCGGGTCGCGCCGCTGCTTCCCGCCGGTCTGAGGGTGATTCGTTACGACAAACGCGGGCACGGACCTTCCGATTGTCCGCCGCGTGGAACCTGGGGCATGGGCGATCATGTCGCCGACGCCGCCGCCCTGCTCGACGCGCTCGGGGTGAAGGGCGCGGTCGTCGTCGGGCTCTCGGTAGGCGGGCAGATCGCGCAGGGGCTGGCGGCCGAGCGGCCGGACCTGGTGCACGGCATGGCGCTCTGCGACACCGCGGCGAAGATCGGCGCGCCGAGCATGTGGGGCGAGCGGATCCAGACCATCGAGGCCGACGGGCTGGAGGGCATGGCCGACGCGGTGATGGAGCGCTGGTTCACGAAACGCTTCCGTACGGAGAAAAAGGCCGAACTGCGGCTCTGGCGAAACATGCTGACGCGCACTTCGCTCGACGGGTATCTCGGCTCCTGCGCCGCGATCGGCGACGCCGACCTTCGTGAAAGCACCGCCAGGCTCCGTCTGCCGACCCTCGCGGTCTGCGGCGACGAGGACGGCTCGACGCCGCCCGATCTGGTGCGCGAGACGGCGGCGCTGATCCCGGGCGCGGAATTCCATCTGATCCCCGGCGCCGGGCACCTGCCCTGCGTCGAGCAGCCGGAGATCCTGGCGACGCATTTGACCCAGTTCATGAAACGGATCGGCCATGTCTGA
- a CDS encoding dodecin family protein, translating into MAESVYKVIEIVGTSPTSWDKAAAAAVKRASKSLRDLRVAEVTEQDLVIEKGAITAYRTKLKVSFKFED; encoded by the coding sequence ATGGCCGAGAGCGTCTACAAGGTTATCGAGATCGTCGGGACGAGCCCCACCTCGTGGGACAAGGCCGCCGCTGCGGCGGTCAAGCGCGCATCGAAATCGCTGCGCGACCTGCGTGTCGCCGAGGTGACCGAACAGGATCTGGTCATCGAGAAGGGCGCGATCACCGCCTATCGGACCAAGCTCAAGGTCTCGTTCAAGTTCGAGGACTGA
- a CDS encoding thiamine pyrophosphate-dependent enzyme translates to MPQMTGGEAIVATLQRHGVDTVFGLPGAQTYGIFDALHGASNAIRTIGARHEQGCGYMAFGYARSTGRPGVFSVVPGPGVLNASAAMLTAFGCNAPVLCLTGQVPSSFFGAGRGHLHEMRDQLATLRQLVKWADRIEHPAAAPGLVAEAFRQMLSGRQGPAALEMFWDQITTTAEVDLVDPIAPAAPPPVDETRVAEAAKLIRAAKAPMILIGGGAIDAGAEVLELANMLEAPVIALRNGRGAISEADELSLTIASGHPLWRETDLLIGIGSRLEIAGWRWDAPPSGLKRIRIDIDPAEARRAPSDVDILADAAPATRALIRAAAKAGAGSSGRREKILETKAATERKTAGVRPQVDYLKVIREVLPDDGYFVDDLSQVSFASWFGFPVYRPRTYISSGYQGTLGSGFGTALGVKAAHPDKPVISVCGDGGFMFAVQELATAVQYGLAVTVIVFNNSSYGNVRRDQQTAFDGHVIGADLTNPDFVRLAESFGVGACRVENPDALRPALEAALAADAPRLIEVALEPGSEASPWPFIRY, encoded by the coding sequence ATGCCACAAATGACTGGGGGTGAAGCGATCGTGGCGACGCTTCAGCGACACGGCGTCGATACGGTCTTCGGGCTGCCCGGCGCGCAGACCTACGGCATATTCGACGCCCTCCATGGCGCCAGCAACGCGATCCGGACGATCGGCGCGCGCCACGAGCAGGGCTGCGGCTACATGGCGTTCGGCTACGCCCGCTCGACCGGCCGGCCCGGCGTCTTTTCGGTCGTCCCGGGACCCGGCGTGCTGAACGCTTCGGCGGCGATGCTGACCGCCTTCGGCTGCAACGCCCCCGTACTCTGTCTGACAGGACAGGTCCCGAGCAGTTTTTTCGGGGCCGGGCGCGGCCATCTTCACGAGATGCGCGACCAACTCGCCACCTTGCGCCAGCTGGTGAAATGGGCGGACCGGATCGAGCATCCGGCGGCAGCCCCCGGCCTGGTCGCGGAAGCCTTCCGCCAGATGCTCTCGGGCCGACAGGGGCCGGCGGCGCTTGAGATGTTCTGGGACCAGATCACCACGACGGCGGAGGTCGATCTTGTCGATCCGATCGCGCCGGCCGCGCCGCCGCCGGTTGACGAGACCCGCGTCGCCGAGGCCGCGAAGCTCATCCGGGCGGCGAAGGCGCCGATGATCCTGATCGGCGGCGGCGCGATCGACGCGGGGGCTGAGGTGCTCGAGCTGGCGAACATGCTGGAGGCGCCCGTCATCGCGCTCCGCAACGGCCGCGGCGCGATTTCCGAGGCGGATGAACTCAGCCTCACCATCGCCTCCGGCCATCCGCTCTGGCGCGAAACCGACCTCCTGATCGGGATCGGTTCGCGCCTCGAAATCGCCGGCTGGCGCTGGGACGCGCCGCCGTCCGGGCTGAAGCGCATCCGCATCGACATCGACCCGGCCGAGGCCCGCCGCGCGCCGAGCGACGTGGATATCCTCGCCGACGCGGCGCCGGCGACCAGGGCGCTGATCCGGGCCGCAGCGAAGGCCGGCGCCGGATCGTCAGGCCGCCGCGAAAAGATACTCGAGACCAAGGCCGCGACCGAGCGGAAAACCGCCGGAGTGCGTCCACAGGTCGATTATCTCAAGGTGATCCGCGAAGTTCTGCCGGACGACGGATATTTCGTCGACGACCTCTCGCAGGTCAGCTTCGCCTCGTGGTTCGGCTTCCCCGTCTATCGCCCCAGAACCTACATCTCTTCCGGCTACCAGGGGACGCTCGGCAGCGGATTCGGGACCGCGCTCGGCGTGAAGGCGGCGCATCCCGACAAGCCGGTGATCTCGGTCTGCGGCGATGGCGGCTTCATGTTCGCGGTGCAGGAGCTGGCGACAGCGGTGCAATACGGGCTCGCGGTCACCGTCATCGTGTTCAACAACAGCTCCTACGGGAATGTCCGGCGCGATCAGCAGACCGCCTTCGATGGCCATGTCATCGGCGCGGACCTGACGAACCCCGATTTCGTGAGGCTAGCGGAAAGCTTTGGCGTCGGGGCCTGTCGCGTCGAAAATCCCGACGCGCTTCGGCCTGCGCTAGAGGCGGCGCTCGCCGCCGACGCGCCGCGTCTGATCGAAGTCGCGCTTGAGCCGGGGTCGGAAGCCAGCCCTTGGCCCTTCATTCGCTATTGA
- the pcaG gene encoding protocatechuate 3,4-dioxygenase subunit alpha yields MIRRTEYLKESPSQTAGPYVHIGCVPNFCGIGGVFPEDLGATMITGEAKGERITIRGTVLDGTGAALKDAMVEIWQADAAGLYNSPEETRGEADPHFTGFGRRAGDYDTGEWRFETIRPGPVPGPGGRMQNPHVTLWIVARGINIGLHTRMYFPEDDVSADPVLSRIEHRTRVPTLIAKREGAGQYRFDIHLQGPDETIFFDC; encoded by the coding sequence ATGATCCGGCGAACCGAATACCTGAAAGAGAGCCCGAGCCAGACCGCCGGACCTTACGTTCATATCGGCTGCGTGCCGAATTTCTGCGGCATCGGCGGGGTTTTCCCGGAAGACCTCGGGGCGACGATGATAACCGGCGAGGCGAAGGGTGAGCGGATCACCATTCGCGGGACGGTTCTCGACGGGACCGGCGCCGCGCTGAAGGACGCCATGGTGGAGATCTGGCAGGCGGACGCCGCCGGGCTCTACAATTCGCCCGAAGAGACTCGCGGAGAGGCCGATCCGCATTTCACCGGTTTCGGTCGGCGGGCGGGGGATTACGACACCGGCGAATGGCGGTTCGAGACGATCCGTCCCGGCCCGGTTCCCGGCCCTGGCGGCCGGATGCAGAACCCGCATGTCACCTTGTGGATCGTCGCGCGGGGGATCAATATCGGTCTTCATACGCGGATGTATTTTCCCGAGGACGACGTCTCCGCCGACCCGGTCCTTTCCCGGATCGAGCATCGGACGCGCGTCCCGACCCTGATCGCGAAACGGGAGGGGGCGGGACAGTACCGTTTCGATATTCATCTTCAGGGGCCGGACGAGACGATCTTCTTCGACTGTTGA
- a CDS encoding tripartite tricarboxylate transporter permease, whose amino-acid sequence MDPILKALELITEPYTMGVMLLAALFGLFVGAMPGLTATMATALLIPFTFFMDPIPAIAMIVTAVAMAIFAGDIPGALLRIPGTPASAAYCEESYAMTRKGHAERALGILLVCAVIGGLTGSVVLSFTAPVLAEFALQFSSFEYFWLACLGLSCGVVISSGSTLKGFVSLLIGLFVATIGLDITAGYPRFTFGNTELLGGVSFIPAMIGMFAISEIIRYFTATTSLPRPPQKAMGNIFRGLGPILYRYKRNIGRGSLIGAVVGILPGAGGDIAAWISFAISKKFSKEPEKFGTGNPEGLVDAGASNNASLAGAWVPATVFGIPGDSITAIVIGVLYMKGLNPGPMVFVNSPELIYAVFMSFFIANIALLPLGFIAIRMSRQILKVPQNVLMPVILMFCIVGSFAINNTAFGVTVMLIFGVLAYVMEENGVPVAPAILGIVLGGMLEDNFMSSMIISDGDLLGFFSRPIAATLGVTTLALWLIPPLLSLRRRRPARAE is encoded by the coding sequence ATGGACCCCATCCTCAAGGCGCTCGAACTCATCACCGAACCGTACACGATGGGGGTCATGCTGCTGGCGGCGCTGTTCGGCCTTTTCGTCGGCGCCATGCCCGGGCTTACCGCGACGATGGCGACAGCGCTCCTGATCCCTTTCACCTTTTTCATGGATCCGATTCCCGCCATCGCGATGATCGTCACCGCCGTCGCGATGGCGATCTTCGCCGGAGACATTCCCGGCGCGCTGCTTCGGATCCCCGGCACGCCCGCCTCGGCCGCCTATTGCGAGGAATCCTACGCGATGACGCGAAAGGGGCACGCCGAACGCGCGCTCGGGATTCTGCTCGTCTGCGCGGTGATCGGCGGTCTGACCGGGTCGGTCGTGCTCTCCTTCACCGCGCCGGTGCTCGCCGAATTCGCGCTTCAGTTCTCCTCTTTCGAATATTTCTGGCTCGCCTGTCTCGGTCTCTCCTGCGGCGTCGTGATCTCATCGGGTTCGACCTTGAAGGGGTTCGTTTCGCTCCTGATCGGCCTCTTCGTCGCCACTATCGGCCTCGACATCACCGCCGGCTATCCCCGCTTCACCTTCGGCAACACGGAACTGCTGGGCGGGGTGAGCTTCATCCCGGCGATGATCGGGATGTTCGCGATCTCGGAGATCATCCGTTATTTCACCGCGACCACGTCGCTCCCGCGTCCGCCGCAGAAAGCGATGGGAAACATCTTCCGCGGGCTCGGGCCGATCCTCTATCGCTACAAGCGGAATATCGGCCGCGGCAGCCTGATCGGCGCGGTCGTCGGCATCCTTCCCGGCGCCGGCGGCGACATCGCCGCGTGGATCTCCTTCGCCATCTCCAAGAAGTTCTCCAAGGAGCCGGAAAAGTTCGGCACGGGGAATCCCGAAGGACTGGTGGACGCCGGCGCCTCCAACAACGCTTCGCTCGCCGGCGCATGGGTGCCGGCCACGGTTTTCGGCATCCCGGGCGATTCGATCACCGCGATCGTCATCGGCGTCCTCTACATGAAGGGCCTGAATCCGGGGCCGATGGTCTTCGTGAACAGCCCGGAGCTGATCTACGCGGTATTCATGTCGTTCTTCATCGCTAATATCGCCCTTCTCCCGCTCGGCTTCATCGCGATCCGCATGTCGCGGCAGATACTGAAGGTCCCGCAGAACGTGCTGATGCCGGTGATCCTGATGTTCTGCATCGTCGGCTCCTTCGCCATCAACAACACCGCTTTCGGGGTCACCGTGATGCTGATCTTCGGCGTTCTCGCCTACGTCATGGAGGAGAACGGCGTCCCGGTGGCGCCGGCGATCCTCGGAATTGTTCTCGGTGGGATGCTGGAGGACAACTTCATGTCGTCGATGATCATTTCGGACGGCGACCTGCTCGGCTTTTTCTCCCGCCCGATCGCGGCGACGTTGGGTGTGACCACGCTCGCGCTCTGGCTCATTCCCCCGCTTCTTTCGCTGCGGCGACGGCGGCCGGCGCGGGCGGAGTAA